A single window of Mycobacterium sp. ITM-2016-00318 DNA harbors:
- a CDS encoding DUF2334 domain-containing protein: MAGQLIVSISGISEQTLPDVAAFCEQLDERAVPSSLLVAPRLKGGYRLEEDASTVRWLTARRARGDAIVLHGFDEAATKKRRGEFATLPAHEANLRLMGADRVLEHLGLRTRLFAAPGWTVSQGTVDALPRNGFRLVAGLSGITDLMRRTTIRARVLGIGEGFLTEPWWCRTLVLSADRTARRAGVVRVGVAARHLRKPGPRQAMLDSVDLALMRRCVPAVYEWRPYPALSDAA; the protein is encoded by the coding sequence GTGGCTGGACAACTGATCGTCTCGATTTCCGGCATCAGTGAGCAGACGCTGCCCGACGTCGCGGCGTTCTGCGAACAACTCGACGAGCGCGCGGTGCCGTCCTCGTTGCTGGTCGCACCGCGGCTGAAGGGCGGCTACCGGCTCGAGGAGGACGCGTCGACCGTTCGGTGGCTGACTGCGCGGCGGGCCCGCGGCGACGCCATCGTGCTGCATGGATTCGACGAGGCCGCAACCAAGAAACGGCGCGGTGAGTTCGCGACCCTGCCTGCGCACGAGGCCAACCTGCGGCTGATGGGCGCCGACCGGGTGCTCGAGCATCTCGGTCTGCGCACCCGGCTTTTCGCGGCGCCCGGCTGGACGGTGTCGCAGGGCACGGTCGATGCTCTGCCGCGCAACGGGTTTCGGCTGGTCGCCGGTCTCAGCGGAATCACCGACCTCATGCGCCGAACCACCATCCGCGCGCGGGTTCTCGGCATCGGCGAAGGCTTCCTCACAGAGCCGTGGTGGTGCCGAACGCTTGTCCTTTCGGCCGATCGCACCGCCCGGCGGGCAGGCGTCGTGCGGGTCGGGGTCGCGGCGCGACATCTGCGCAAGCCCGGGCCGCGCCAAGCCATGCTCGACAGCGTTGACCTCGCCCTGATGCGCCGGTGTGTGCCCGCTGTCTACGAGTGGCGGCCGTATCCCGCGTTGAGCGACGCCGCCTGA
- a CDS encoding glutathione peroxidase: MSDTQLRNITLTTLDGNPTTLAELADGAALIVNVASQCGLTPQYSALEKLAQDYGERGLTVIGVPCNQFMGQEPGTAEEIQKFCSKTYGVTFPLLAKTDVNGPDRHPLFTALTKAADARGEAGDVQWNFEKWLLAPGGDVVKRFRPRTPPDAPEVVEAIEAVLPR, translated from the coding sequence ATGTCGGATACGCAGCTGCGCAATATCACCCTCACCACGCTCGACGGCAACCCCACCACGCTGGCCGAGCTTGCCGACGGCGCAGCGCTGATCGTCAACGTCGCCTCGCAGTGCGGCCTTACGCCGCAGTACAGCGCACTGGAGAAGCTCGCGCAGGACTACGGCGAGCGTGGGCTTACCGTGATCGGCGTCCCATGCAACCAATTCATGGGCCAGGAGCCCGGCACCGCCGAGGAGATCCAGAAGTTCTGCTCGAAGACCTACGGCGTCACGTTCCCGCTGCTGGCGAAGACGGACGTCAACGGCCCCGACCGGCACCCGCTGTTCACCGCGCTGACGAAGGCCGCCGATGCGCGAGGCGAGGCGGGCGACGTGCAGTGGAACTTCGAGAAATGGCTGCTCGCACCGGGTGGCGACGTGGTCAAGCGGTTCCGTCCGCGCACGCCACCCGACGCTCCTGAGGTGGTCGAGGCCATCGAGGCGGTCCTGCCGCGATAG
- a CDS encoding TetR/AcrR family transcriptional regulator has protein sequence MSSRGAYHHGDLKATILAEAAVLVSQRGADGLSLRELARAAGVSHAAPAHHFTDRRGLFTALATEGFGMLADALKAARPEFLDAALAYVRFALDHPGHYEVMFDKSLYDVADPDLVTAETAAGAELAAGVGSLDDPRAKDDPQAAALAAWSLVHGFSLLWLNKAIHHGTDPIATVHRVAGMLFGT, from the coding sequence ATGAGCAGCAGGGGCGCCTACCACCACGGCGATCTCAAGGCCACCATCCTGGCCGAAGCGGCGGTGTTGGTCTCGCAGCGCGGCGCCGACGGCCTGTCCCTCCGCGAGTTGGCCCGTGCCGCCGGCGTTTCCCACGCGGCGCCGGCCCATCACTTCACCGACCGGCGCGGCCTGTTCACCGCACTGGCGACCGAGGGTTTCGGCATGCTCGCCGACGCGCTGAAGGCGGCGCGGCCCGAGTTCCTCGATGCGGCGCTCGCGTATGTGCGCTTCGCGCTCGACCACCCCGGCCACTACGAGGTGATGTTCGACAAGTCGCTCTACGACGTCGCCGACCCCGACCTGGTCACCGCCGAGACGGCGGCAGGCGCCGAATTGGCCGCGGGTGTAGGGAGCTTGGACGATCCGCGTGCCAAGGACGATCCGCAGGCGGCCGCCCTCGCGGCTTGGTCTCTGGTGCATGGCTTTTCGCTGCTGTGGCTGAACAAGGCCATCCACCACGGCACCGACCCGATCGCCACCGTGCACCGGGTGGCCGGGATGCTGTTCGGCACGTAA
- a CDS encoding DoxX family protein, with product MAPLVALVVGTLAARLIGWLGVDYLSTWPSAVAVGLALMFVVTGTAHFVNPLRRDLIAIVPPRLPASGPMAPHVRGLLVTVTGVLELLGAAGLLYPPTRAAAAAALAVLMIAMFPANVYASRMPDPPKSMTTALPLRTVEQLVFVGAALVVGLGGVQ from the coding sequence ATGGCGCCGCTCGTCGCACTCGTCGTGGGAACGCTTGCCGCCCGGCTCATCGGTTGGCTGGGCGTCGACTACCTCAGCACCTGGCCGTCGGCCGTCGCCGTCGGGTTGGCGCTGATGTTCGTGGTCACGGGAACCGCCCACTTCGTCAACCCGCTGCGTCGCGACCTGATCGCGATCGTGCCACCGCGGCTGCCCGCGTCGGGCCCGATGGCTCCGCACGTCCGCGGCCTGCTCGTCACCGTCACCGGGGTGCTCGAACTTCTTGGCGCGGCCGGCCTGCTGTACCCGCCCACCAGGGCGGCGGCTGCCGCCGCGCTCGCCGTGTTGATGATCGCGATGTTCCCGGCGAACGTCTACGCGTCGCGGATGCCTGACCCGCCGAAGTCGATGACCACGGCGTTGCCGCTACGCACGGTCGAGCAACTCGTCTTCGTAGGCGCCGCCCTCGTGGTTGGCCTTGGCGGTGTCCAGTAG